CGCGAGGAACTGCGCTCGCGCTGGAACGTCCTGCTCGCGGTCCCCCTCCTCGCCGCTGCGGCCGTCGTCATGGCGATCGAGAGCGGCCTCGGTACCGCGATCGAGCGGACCGTCTTCCCGCTCGTTCCCGGGGCCTACCGACCCGCCGGTTTCCTGCCCGCCGAAGCGCTCTTCGGCCTCCCGCGGACCGAGACGCTCGTGGTCCTCGGCGTGCTCGTCTTCCTCGCGGCGCTCGTGCTCACGACGCTCCTCACGCTCTACCGTGCGGTGAACGCCGCCGCGCTCTCCTCACCCGGTGATTTCGGCGACCCGACGGCGATCGACCTCTCCGATTTGGACGAGGACGGGATCAGGGCCGCCCCCGAGGCGGCGTTCGTCGAGCTGGGCGAGGACGAGGCGCTCGCGCTCGCCCGCGAGGCGATGGAGTCGGATCGGCCGGGAAAGGCGCAGGCGATCTTCGACCGGTTCGACGCCGCCCACGAGGGCGAGGAGGGCGGCGAAGGGGAGGCAGTGGACGCCGAGGCCGGGACCGAAGGGGCACCGACAGAGACCGGTGAGGAACCGGGCGTCGTGGAGGGCACCGCCACGGGTATGCTCGCGTCGTTCTCCGAGGAACGCGACGAGGACGACATCGGCGGATACATCTACGACATCAAGTTCATCCTCGGGACGCTCCGGACGCGGGGGTTCATCATCGCCGCCGTCTTCGGGGTCGTCCTCGCGCTCGCGTTCACCGCGCTCTACTACGGCGGCCTCGGCTACCTCCAGGAGGACTTCGTCGACCGGATCCCCGACGCCGCCATCGGCGCCGATGACCTGAACATCATCAACCTCCACCCGGTCGAGGTGCTCATCTTCATGATCAAGCTGAGCACGCTCGCGGCGGCCGTCGCCACCCTCCCACTGGTGCTCTACTACGCCTGGCCGGCGCTGCGCGACCGCGGGCTCGCGAAGGGCCACCGGAGCGTTCTCTTCACGTGGTCCACCGCGATGCTCGTCGCGTTCGTCCTCGGTACGATGATCGGCTACCTCTACATCGCCCCCGGGGTGATGTGGTTCCTCGTGGCCGACGCGGTCAACGCGGAGATGATCATCTCGTATCGGATCGAGAGCTTCGCCTGGCTCGTGATGTACACCACGGTCGGGGTGGGGCTGCTCGCCTGCGTTCCGATGGCGATGTGGATGCTCTACCGCGGCCGGGTCGCCTCGTACGAGGGGCTCAGAGAGCGCTGGCGCGAGGTCACCATCGCCGTCTTCGCGATCGCCGGCGTCTTCACCCCGGTCGGCGTGCTCACGATGTTCCTCGTCGCCATCCCGACGATGATCGCCTACTGGATCGGCCTCATCGGGCTCTGGTTCGTCACGCTCGGCGGACGGCGCGACTGGCCCGGGCGAGGCGCCTCCGAGGGCTCGCCCGCCGTCCGCGTCGGCATCGTCCTGTTCGTCGCCGCGACGGTCCTCGCGGGCGGCGCGGTCGCCGCCGGTCTCTTCGGCGGCGACGACCTCCAGACCGAGATTCCGGGGCTGTCAGACGGCGACGCGGATGCTGTGGACGAGGTGCTCCCCGGTACGGAGGGTAACGACGGGGACGACGACGAGACAGCCGCACCGGCTGAGGACGACGGGGACGACGACCCCGGGGGAGGAACGTCGGAAGCGAGCGACGAGGAGGGTAGCGACGGCGTCGAGGAAGCGGACGACGACGGAGAGCCGAACGACGACCAGGCGCCGGACGACGAAGGAGACGGGTCGGACGACGAGAACGCGGAGGGAAGCGCCGACCAAGCGGACGACGAAGCGGGCGACGGGGACGAGAGCGAAGACGACGGTGAGAACGGAGACGACGAAGCGGACGACGACTCCGGCGTCGACCTCAGGACACCGGTCGACGACGAGTAGGGCTACTCGGCCTCGCCGGGCGCAGCGTCCTCGCTGATCGCGAGCGCGAAGGAGGGGCCGTCAGCCTCCTCGGGTGCGCTCTCCGGATCGACGTAACCGACACCGAACGCCGAGTAGACGCGACCCGCCTCCGGTTCGATCGAGAACCGACCGAGTGACTCGCCGGCGCCATCACCCTCGGCCGCGTGAACCTCGATCGTCGCCTCGCCCGGCGGGAGCTCGATCGTCCGGTGATCGCCGAACTCGAGCGAGGAGATGATCGTCTCCTCCCCGAGCGTCACGTCGACGGTCGGGGCGTCGGGCGACGCGTGGACGCCCTGGATTCGCGCGAGGCCCTCCGGTGTCGGCCGGTGGTCGTCCTCGATTCGGAGCGCCGAGAGCGCCCGGTCGCCGACGGCACACGCCTCGCCGAGCACCACGACCGTGAGCGGCCCGTCCCCGACGTCTATCTTTTCCTCGACGAGCAGCCCCTCCTCTCCCTCGATCGAGAGTCGGTGCGTTCCGGGCTCGATCTCCTCGTCGGTCGAGCGGATCGAGAACCGCTCCAGTTCGAGGCGGTGGTCCTCGCCGACGCTCACCTCGATCGATCGGACGTCCGGCGCGAAGTGGGCGACGCGAACCCGCGACGCCACTGCCCCTTCCTCGTCTCCACTCTCGTCGCCTCCACCCTCCTCCGAGTCGGCGCCCTCCCCGCTCACCGTGACACCCACGCCACCGAGCGCGACGACGCTCAGTCCACCACCGACGACGGTCCTCCGCGTGTACGATCCCATATCGGATGAGTCATGACCCAGCGGTGGGATAAATATACCCCTCCGCCCCGGGGTCAGTTCGTCCGGGCGACCGCGCCGACCGAGCAGGCCTCGATCCCGATCACCCACCGGCCGTCGGAGAAGGGGAAGGTCGCGGTGTTCTCCAGTAAGAGGTCGTACTCCCCGGGGCCGGTCCCGAACTCGCCGTCGAGACGCTCCTCGCGGCGACCGTCGACGATCGCCTCGCCGGAGGGGTCGGTGATCGTGAGCGTGGGAGCACGGCCGGTGTCGGTTTCGATATCGATCGAGACCGAGCCCTCCTCCTCGAACTCGATCGCGTAGCGCAGCGACTCTCTCCAGCCGACCGTCTCGGTCTCGGCGACGAGCGTCTCACAGCCCTCGACCGCGACCGTTCCCGCGTCCTCGCCCGCGACCCCGACCTCGTAGCGCCCCCGTTCGTCGAACGAGTGGGTGAACGTCACCGTCTCCTCGCTCTCGCGGTCGACGTCGACCGCGATCTCGTCGACCACCTCGCCGTCGATCAGGAACTCGGCCTCGAACGTTCCCGGCCCCCCGGTGTTGTCGACGGTCGTTCGCGCCTCGACGGGCTCTCCCGTACTCGTCTCGGTCTCGACGGTCGCCTCGCGTACCTCGAACTCGGGTGGTTCGGGCTCGACGAGGACCGTTACGGTCTCGTCGCCGGCGCCCACCTCGTACTCCCCCGGGGAGGTGATCGTGAGGCGGAACGTCACCGTCTCGCGTTCCTCGGGCTCGACCCGGACGTCCTCGGCCCGGACGACCTCGCCGTCGGCGGTCAGTTCGACGGTGTGGATCCCCGTCTCGTCGCCCTCGTTCTCGACGTCGACCGCGACCTCGATCGCCTCACCCTCGATGATCTCCCGGTCGCCGAAGCGGACCTCCACGATCTCGATCCACGGCCCGACGGACTCCGGCGTCTCCGCCGGAGTCTCCTCGCCCCCCTCGCCCCCTTCGTCCGTTTCCGGGGGTGTGTCCGTCGGCCTCGGGTTCCCCCCGTCCGCGCCGTCGTCGCTCTCTCCCCCGTCGGTCCCGTCCGGTTCCTCGGCCTCCTCGCTCGAACAGCCCGCGAGCGCACCGGAGAGTGCCACGCCTGCCACCGAGGCGAGCAGCCGACGGCGGTCGGCGTCGACGTCGCGGGGACCCTCGCACATGCACCGGGTCAGGAGGTCCACCTACTTCACCCTCACTACTTCCGAAGGTTGGAAACGGACGTAACTCGACCGAAGAGCGCCATCGGCCGCACTCGACGGATCTCGATCAGTTCTCGAACCCCGGGGCGATCACGTACTCCAGGACGTTTCGGTGGGCACGCCGGAGGCGTTCGGAGAGCGACTGGTGGCTGATGCCGATCTCCGAGGCGAGTTCGTCCATCGTCGTCGACCGGGGGACGTCGTAGTAGCCGGCCTCGAGCGCGAGTCTGAGCGTCTCGTACTGGTCGTCGGTCAGCCCGTACCGGCTGCTCTGGGAGTCGTCCATCTCGTAGATCGCCCCGACCTCGACGTTGAACGCGCTCTCCCGACAGAACTCGTAGGTCGCAGAGAGCGCCTCCCGCGTCGGAAAGAGCACCCGGAGGTGCCAACGACCGTCCTGCGTCGCGGCGTTCAGGATCGTCCCATCGTGATCGACGAGCACGTAGATCACGAGGTCGACCCGGTCGGTCCACTCCATCCGGTAGAGTCGCTCGCCGTCGAGGTCGGTCAGCAGTTCGACGTCATCGACGGTCGTGTCCTCGACCATCGCGTCCTCGACCGCGTCGAACGCGTCGGCGTAGACCCACAGCAACGGGAAGACACGATCGTCGTCGTGCGCGACGAGACGGACGACGTCGAAGGAGACGTCCGGGGCCGACTCGATCGTGTGCGAGAGCGCGAAGTCCTCGGCGGCGATACTGAAGTCGGCGATCGTGGCCATCGTCCGTCAGAGGAAGAGCGGGGAGAAAAACGTTCGTCGCGTGGGTCGCGGGCTACTCGAAGTCCCGGCGCATCGCGATCTCGAACCAGGGACAGAGACGGAGCTGGCGGTACCACCGCGGGTGGTCGTAGAGCCGGTCGTACGGCGCCCAGAGCAGGCCCGCGACCTCGGCCTCGTCCGGGTCGAGCGCCGTGTCGTCGAGCGTTAGCTTGAGCACCGCACAGACCTCGTGTTCGACGCCGTCACGACCGTAGTATCGTTTGTACTCGAACTTGTCCGTCACCCGGAGGTCGGTGTACTGGGAAGGCGAGATCCCGAGTTCCTCCTCGAGGCGCTGTCTCGTCGCCTCCTCCTGGCTCTGTCCCGGATCGGGGTGGGAGGCGACGGTGCCGTCCCAGCAGGTGTCCCAGAGGCGCTTGTCGGGGCTTCGCTGGGCCAGCAGGATCCGCCCGTCGTGGTCGAAGACGAGCGAAGTGAACGCCCGGTGGCGGATCCCGTCGCCGGTGTGAGCGTCGAGCCGGTTGACGACTCCCTGTTCCTCGTCCTCTTCGTCGACGGCGACGACCTCCTGTCTCGCGTTCTCGTGGCTCTCCGCGCTATCCGTGGCGCTCATAGGGCCCGCTTCGGCGGGCGGGGTCAAACACCCTTCGGATCGCGTCAGCCGAGCGTTATCCCCTCGAACGGTCCCAGGTCCATCGCACGGTCGCGGACGCCGCAGGCGGGACAGATCGGGTAGCCCAGGTCGTCGTACTCGATCGCGGCGGCGAGCGCCGTCGCCGCACAGCCGGGACAGGTGAAGACGCCGACGTCGGCCGTCCAGACGAACTCCCCCGCAGGGTGATCGGTCATCGTCTCTCGGTTGGTCTACCGGGTTGTAGCTACGAGCCGCCTAAGTCGGGAACGATCCCTGGGACCGGTCGTCGAGTTCGACCGTAGGCTCCCCTTTCGGCCGTCAGATCTCGTCCGAATGAGGTGACGTGCGTATCCCTTCCCTGCCGAAGCCGTGTCCGTTTCGAGGAGCTCGCGAGAGACTCACAGACCGGTACTCCGACTCGACTGATGCCTGGTAGGCACCGGACTACGAACTACGGACGATCTATTCAGCGAGCAGTATTTCCAGTCGAACGGGAGTCCCCTCAAAAGAAATCCAACCCGTCTGGTTTTTTTTGGCGCTATTCGATTCAGATTGAGTAAGTAGTATTGTTATGGTACCACTCGTCATCGATGCGCAGCATGGGTACGATCCAGTCCCTCGAGACGCGACACAGCGACGCGGGGTGGCGCGACTACCACTTCGTCCGCATCAGTACCGACGACGGGGTCGTCGGCTGGAGCGAGTACGACGAAAACCTGGGTGCCACCGGTATCACCACGGTCGTCGAGGATATGGCCCCGATAGTGGTCGGTGAGTCAGTGGATGCGATCGAACGTATCAGAGCACGCCTTATCCCGGAGGTGCGCCAGTCGTACACCGGCGTCGGTGCTATGGCAGTCGGGGCCATCGAGAACGCGCTGCTCGATGCGAAGGCGAAAGAACTCGGCGTTCCCTGCGTGGACCTGCTGGGTGGAGCGATCCGCGAGGAGATACCGGTGTACTGGTCACACTGTGGCACCTATCGTATCACCCGACCCGAGTGGTACGAGCCGATAGAGACTCTCGAGGACGTCGTCGCTCTCGGTGAGGAGGTGCGTGACAGCCAGTTCTCTGCCCTCAAAACCAACCTCTTTGACTTCCGCAGCGACGAACCGACGGGCTGGCGTCCGGGGTTCGGCAATCCGTTCCACCCGTCCCTGACCATCGAAGACGATCAGCTGGCAGCCCAACGAGAGTACCTCGAGGCCCTCCGGGAGGGAGCGGGCCCGGAGGTGGACGTTCTGCTCGACCTGAACTACAACATGAAGACCGAAGGGTACATCCGCACACTGCAGGCACTCGAAGACGTCGACCTGTTCTGGGTCGAGCTCGACTCGCCCAACGCGGAAGCGCTGGCCGACGTACGCCGGAGAAGTCCCCACCCTATCGCCTCCTGTGAGGCGTTGGTTCCCCACGAATCGTTCGTGCCCTTCCTGCGCGAACGGGCGATGGACGTGGTGATCATCGACGCGCTCTGGAACGGCGTCCAGCAGACGGTGAAAATCGCGTCCATGGTCGATGCACACCAGCTACACGTGGCGCCGCACAACTACTACGGTCACCTGGGCACGTGTATGAACGCGCACTGGGCGGCGGCCATCCCCAATCTGCGCATCATGGAGACCGACGTCGATCGGCTCCCCTGGGACGACGAACTGTTCACCGCCACCCCGGAGTACCGCGACGGGAACCTGCAGCTGCCCGACGGTCCCGGCTGGGGCTGCGAACCGGACGAGACGGCGCTCGAGGAGTATCCCCCTCACTCGTGAGTCGGTGATGGAAACCGTCTCGTCGTCGAGGAAGTGAGACGAACGGCGGTTCGGTACCGAATCCGCTCTCTCCGTCCACCGTTCCGATACAGCAGGTGCACGACCGGTACGTCGAAACGAAGAGAGCTGTCCGACGAGTCGTTTCACCCGAGCCGTTCGTCGAGGATCAGCCGCGTCTTCGTGCTGATGACCTCCTCGCACTCCCTGGCTTGCGTGATGAGCTGATTCAGTCCTCTGGTATCGGTCGCGTCCGCGACGAGGACGACGTCCTTCTCGCCGGAGACCTGCCAGACGAAGTCGACCTCGTCCCAGTCGGCCATCCGTTCGGAGACCTCCGTGGTATCGACATCGACCGCCACGCCCACCTCGATCATCGCCTTCACGTTCCCGGTCCGGGTCGCGACCGTGAACCGTTCGATAACCTCCTCGTCTACCATCCGGTCGACGCGGTTCCTGACCGTCCCCTCGCTGGTGCCGACGCGCTCTGCGATCTCGGTGTAGGGCGTCCGCGCGTCGCGTCGGAGCACGTCGAGGATCCGCCGGTCGAGGTCGTCCATCGGGGGGAGGAGGTAGGGACGAGGGTCACTTCACGATTACGAAATTCGTAACCGAGCTTCGAAAGCAAGGTTTATGCACGCGACATTCGTACGCATCTCGTAATGTCGGACGCCTACGTGGCGCTTCCGGGCGGTCGCGTGCTCACCGCGCGCGCCCGTGCTCCGGGGCGCGCCCGCGGGGAACTCGTGTTCACGACCGCCTACACCGGCTACGAGGAGAGCCTCACCGACCCCTCCTACGAGGAGCAGGTGCTCACCTTCGCCTACCCACTCATCGGGAACTACGGCGTCCGAGCCGAGCGATTCGAGTCCGAGCGCGTCCACCCCCGTGCCGTCGTCGCGCTCGAACTCACCGAGAGCGTGTCGGAGTGGCTCGAGAGCGAGGGCGTCCCGGCGGTCGACCATCTCGACACGCGGGATCTCGTGACCGAGATCAGGGACACGGGCGCGATGAAGTGTGGGATCGCCGCCGGCCCCGACGCGTCCGAGGAGGCCGCTCGTGCCGAACTCGCGGAGTGCAAGCACATGAGCGAGCACACCGAGATCGGCGCGCAGGTGAGCGTAACGGAGCCGAAGACGGTCGAAGGGGGCGGGCGGTACGACGTCGCGCTGATCGACTGCGGGGCGAAGGGCTCGATCGTGAGTTCGCTCACCGACCGCGGCGCGGACGTTCACGTCCTGCCGTACGACACCGCTCCCGAGGAGATCGCTTCGCTCGACCCCGACGTCGTCTTCGTCTCGAACGGACCGGGCGACCCCGAGACGTTCACCGACGCACAGCGGGTCGTCGAAGCGTCCGTCGGCGAGCGCCCGATCGCCGGCATCTGTCTCGGCCAGCAGGTCGTCGCGAACGCCCTCGGGGGCGAGACCGAGAAGATGACCTTCGGCCACCGCGGGGTGAACCAGCCGGTGCGCGACCTCGCGACCGGTCGGGTCGTGATGACCACCCAGAACCACGGCTACACCGTCTCGGAGCCGGGCGACCTCGACGTGACACAGGTGAACGTCAACGACGACACCCCCGAGGGACTGGCGAGCGAGGAGCTGGGGGTCATCACCCGCCAGTACCACCCCGAGGCGAACCCGGGACCCCACGACACGCTCGACTTCTTCGACGACGTGCTCGCGCTCGCCGAGCCGGAACGCCGAGTCACGGCCGACTGAGCCGTCTTTCCCACCGCCTAAGCTCGGGATGGGCGAGCGATCGCTTCGTTACCGGTCGAATAAGTAAGTGAACCGTACCTGTTTAGCGAGCCATGCAGTTCGCACCGATGCCGGACGGCGACGAGCGGCTTCGCGACCGGCTCGCGGAGAGCGAGGCGAGCGTGGCGGTCGTCGGCTGTGGCGGGGCCGGCAGCAACAGCGTCGACGAGATCGAGCGCGAGACGGGCCTCCACCGGGTCGCGTGTAACACGGACGCACAGCACCTGCTCTCCGTGGACGCCGACGAGAAGGTGCTCCTCGGCCCGCGGTCGACCCGCGGCCGGGGAGCCGGTGCGAACGAGTGGGTCGGCGAGGACGCCGCCTCCGAGAGCAGGGAGGCGATCCGTGACGCGGTCGAGGGCTCGGATCTGGTGTTCGTCACGGCGGGGATGGGCGGCGGGACCGGGACGGGGAGCGCCCCGGTGGTCGCGAGGATCGCGCGCGACCTCGGAGCGGTGACCGTCGCCGTGGTCTCGACACCGTTCGCCGCGGAGGGACGGGTGCGAGCCGAGACGGCCGAGCGCGGTCTCGAACGGCTCCGTGCGGCCGCGGACACCACGATCGTCGTCCCGAACGACCGGATCCTCGGGCTCCGGGGCGAGCTCTCGGTGCGCGAGGCGTTCTCGGTGAGCGACCGCGTGCTCTCCGGCGCGGTCACCGGCGTCGCGAGGCTGCTCTCGACGTCGGGGACGATGAACGTCGATTTCGCCGACCTCCGGACGACGCTCTCGGGGAGCGAGGTCGCGATGTTCGGGCTCGGCGAGGGGGGCGGCGGCGACGCCGCTCGCGAGGCGGTGGTCGACGCGCTCCGTTCCCCGGTCCTCGACGCCGACGTGAGCGACGCGTCGAACGCGCTGCTCACCCTCACCCTCGGCCCGGGGATGAGTCTCCGAGAGGCCGATGACGCGGTCGAGGAGCTGCGAGCCAGGATCCGGGCCGACGCGCACGTCATCTGGGGGCTCTCGATCGACGACGACGCGACGGGAGCCAGCGCGAGCGTCGTGCTCACCGGCGTCGACTCCCCACAGATCCTCGGACCCTCGGTCCCCGCAGAACGGGGTCGGACCGACGGCGGGACCGATCGGTCGGAGTGGTGAGCGCCGACCGTTCTCGTGCGAGCACGGTAATGGGTGCGCGAGGACTCGAACCTCGGGCCGCCTGACCGACGCCCCATCGCCTCGTCGGGCGCGTCGCGCGCCGCGCCCGCCACCTTCCTCCTCAGTTCAGGAGTTCTTCCGGACTGAACTACACACCCGTGGGCCTCACTCGAAGACGTATCACAAAAGCATAGCGGTCGGTCCTCGGAACGTTCAACTCGCTCACGTCGAGAGACGGGGTATGGAGACGCCCGCCCTCGCCGGGTTCGTCGGCCAGCGCCGTCTCGATCACGCGCTCGTGATCGGCGCTGGCGTCCTCGCGTTCTGGATCGGCTACTTCGGTGCCGCGGTCGCCTTCTTCGGAGGGATCGAGGCGCTCGCGCCGGGCACGCAGATCGACGGCGCACGCCGCTGGGCGGGAGTCGTCGGCGCGATGGCCTGCTGGGGGGCGTTCGCCTGCGCGTTCGTCCTCGCGAGGGGCGGGCCGGTCCTCGACGCGACGCTCTATCCGATCCTCACCACCGGTCTCGCTCCGATCGTCGGCCGGTGGCTCGCCTTCGGCCCCGCACCCGGAGAGCTTCGTGCGGGCGTCCTCGATCTCTCGCTCTCGCCGCTGGTCGACGCGCTGTTGATCCTGCTGTTCGGCGGCTCCTTTTTCGTCACGCTGCTCACCCTCTGGGCGAGCGCGCTCGGCGAGGAGGAGCGAGCGGCCTGGGAGCGAGAGAACCTCCCGGCGGAGTTCTACGACGAGTTCGTCGAGGTGTGACCCCAGGTCCCGGCGACGAGCGGCCGGTCGCTCACCGCCAGAACCGAGGGATTCTCGTCGGCGGCCTCGATCGCGTCGAGCGCCGCACGCGCGCTCGCCGGCGTCGAGAAGTAGGTGATCTCCTCCTCGACGGCGACCTCGAGGAGGTCGCGGTCCCGCGAGACGATCAGGTCGAGCTTGCCCTCGCGTGCGGCGCTCACCAGGTCGACCGCCTCCGAGAACGCGAAGTGCTCGGCGAACCGGGCGACGAGCGCCTCGCCCTCTTCCGTACCTGGATCGGGGAACGACGACGCCGAGAGGTCGACGGCGACGGTACCCTCCTTCGGGATCGGCTTGCCGGTCGCGTCCTGGGCCTTGTCGTAGGCCTTCCCGAAGCTCTCGGCGGTCCCCATCACCTCGCCCGTGGACTTCATCTCCGGCCCGAGACGCGGGTCGCTTCCGGGGAGGCGGTCGAACGGCAGGAGCACCTCCTTCACGCTCACGTGCTCGGGGATCCCCTCCTCGACGTCGAGTTCGGCGAGCGACGCGCCCGCCATCACTTGTGCGGCGAGCTTCGCGATCGGCACGCCCGTCGCCTTCGAGACGAACGGCACGGTTCTCGAGGAGCGGGGGTTCGCCTCCAGGACGTAAACCGAGCCGTCTTTTACGGCTAGCTGGACGTTCAGTAGACCGACCGTCTGTAGCCCGCGGGCGATCTCCTCGGTCACCTCGCGGACCCGGGCGAGCGTCTCCTCATCGAGCGACCGCGGCGGGATCAGACACGCCGAGTCCCCGGAGTGAACGCCTGCGGATTCGATGTGCTCCATGATCCCACCGATCAGCACGTCCTCGCCGTCGGCGACCGCGTCGACATCGAGTTCGATCGCGCCCTGGAGGAATTCGTCGATCAGGATCGGTCTGTCGGGGCTCACGCGAACCGCCTCCTCGATGTAGGTCTCGAGTTCCTCGTCGTCGTGGACGATCTCCATCGCCCGCCCGCCGAGGACGTAGGAGGGCCGGACGAGCACGGGGTAGCCGATGTCGTGGGCGAGGGTGAGCGCCTCGTGCTCGCTTCTCGCCGTCGCACCCTCCGGCTGCGCGATCCCCAGTTCGTCCATCAGCGCGTTGAACCGGTCCCTGTCCTCCGCGAGATCCATCGCCTCGACGGTTGTCCCCAGCACCGCACAGTCGAGGTCACGGCGCTCGAGCTCCTCTTGCAGCGGCTCGCCGACGTTCA
This region of Halalkalicoccus sp. CGA53 genomic DNA includes:
- a CDS encoding twin-arginine translocase subunit TatC, whose protein sequence is MSIVDEDTARAFNSGKESIGAVLSTIQTHLQKVFIVFVIGFLGTFWSLRAFLWDWLYGVTTSQMAPEVLDRVEIIVTTPFEVILLQAKIGIVVGVIISIPPLLYFARHELRARGLMPEAPIARWKIAGIASISALLFVAGVAYAYAFFFPLIFRFLAEISIGAGVEPHWSIVMWTEFLVLLTISFGLAAQLPLVMSTLAYAEIVPYETFRDKWRYAVVGIFAFGALFSPPDPISQVLWAAPLVLLYGASLALTRTIVNVKRGASDVSVREELRSRWNVLLAVPLLAAAAVVMAIESGLGTAIERTVFPLVPGAYRPAGFLPAEALFGLPRTETLVVLGVLVFLAALVLTTLLTLYRAVNAAALSSPGDFGDPTAIDLSDLDEDGIRAAPEAAFVELGEDEALALAREAMESDRPGKAQAIFDRFDAAHEGEEGGEGEAVDAEAGTEGAPTETGEEPGVVEGTATGMLASFSEERDEDDIGGYIYDIKFILGTLRTRGFIIAAVFGVVLALAFTALYYGGLGYLQEDFVDRIPDAAIGADDLNIINLHPVEVLIFMIKLSTLAAAVATLPLVLYYAWPALRDRGLAKGHRSVLFTWSTAMLVAFVLGTMIGYLYIAPGVMWFLVADAVNAEMIISYRIESFAWLVMYTTVGVGLLACVPMAMWMLYRGRVASYEGLRERWREVTIAVFAIAGVFTPVGVLTMFLVAIPTMIAYWIGLIGLWFVTLGGRRDWPGRGASEGSPAVRVGIVLFVAATVLAGGAVAAGLFGGDDLQTEIPGLSDGDADAVDEVLPGTEGNDGDDDETAAPAEDDGDDDPGGGTSEASDEEGSDGVEEADDDGEPNDDQAPDDEGDGSDDENAEGSADQADDEAGDGDESEDDGENGDDEADDDSGVDLRTPVDDE
- a CDS encoding DUF4397 domain-containing protein, which gives rise to MGSYTRRTVVGGGLSVVALGGVGVTVSGEGADSEEGGGDESGDEEGAVASRVRVAHFAPDVRSIEVSVGEDHRLELERFSIRSTDEEIEPGTHRLSIEGEEGLLVEEKIDVGDGPLTVVVLGEACAVGDRALSALRIEDDHRPTPEGLARIQGVHASPDAPTVDVTLGEETIISSLEFGDHRTIELPPGEATIEVHAAEGDGAGESLGRFSIEPEAGRVYSAFGVGYVDPESAPEEADGPSFALAISEDAAPGEAE
- a CDS encoding CARDB domain-containing protein; this translates as MCEGPRDVDADRRRLLASVAGVALSGALAGCSSEEAEEPDGTDGGESDDGADGGNPRPTDTPPETDEGGEGGEETPAETPESVGPWIEIVEVRFGDREIIEGEAIEVAVDVENEGDETGIHTVELTADGEVVRAEDVRVEPEERETVTFRLTITSPGEYEVGAGDETVTVLVEPEPPEFEVREATVETETSTGEPVEARTTVDNTGGPGTFEAEFLIDGEVVDEIAVDVDRESEETVTFTHSFDERGRYEVGVAGEDAGTVAVEGCETLVAETETVGWRESLRYAIEFEEEGSVSIDIETDTGRAPTLTITDPSGEAIVDGRREERLDGEFGTGPGEYDLLLENTATFPFSDGRWVIGIEACSVGAVARTN
- a CDS encoding helix-turn-helix domain-containing protein, whose translation is MATIADFSIAAEDFALSHTIESAPDVSFDVVRLVAHDDDRVFPLLWVYADAFDAVEDAMVEDTTVDDVELLTDLDGERLYRMEWTDRVDLVIYVLVDHDGTILNAATQDGRWHLRVLFPTREALSATYEFCRESAFNVEVGAIYEMDDSQSSRYGLTDDQYETLRLALEAGYYDVPRSTTMDELASEIGISHQSLSERLRRAHRNVLEYVIAPGFEN
- a CDS encoding NUDIX hydrolase, with the protein product MSATDSAESHENARQEVVAVDEEDEEQGVVNRLDAHTGDGIRHRAFTSLVFDHDGRILLAQRSPDKRLWDTCWDGTVASHPDPGQSQEEATRQRLEEELGISPSQYTDLRVTDKFEYKRYYGRDGVEHEVCAVLKLTLDDTALDPDEAEVAGLLWAPYDRLYDHPRWYRQLRLCPWFEIAMRRDFE
- a CDS encoding mandelate racemase/muconate lactonizing enzyme family protein, which encodes MGTIQSLETRHSDAGWRDYHFVRISTDDGVVGWSEYDENLGATGITTVVEDMAPIVVGESVDAIERIRARLIPEVRQSYTGVGAMAVGAIENALLDAKAKELGVPCVDLLGGAIREEIPVYWSHCGTYRITRPEWYEPIETLEDVVALGEEVRDSQFSALKTNLFDFRSDEPTGWRPGFGNPFHPSLTIEDDQLAAQREYLEALREGAGPEVDVLLDLNYNMKTEGYIRTLQALEDVDLFWVELDSPNAEALADVRRRSPHPIASCEALVPHESFVPFLRERAMDVVIIDALWNGVQQTVKIASMVDAHQLHVAPHNYYGHLGTCMNAHWAAAIPNLRIMETDVDRLPWDDELFTATPEYRDGNLQLPDGPGWGCEPDETALEEYPPHS
- a CDS encoding Lrp/AsnC family transcriptional regulator, which translates into the protein MDDLDRRILDVLRRDARTPYTEIAERVGTSEGTVRNRVDRMVDEEVIERFTVATRTGNVKAMIEVGVAVDVDTTEVSERMADWDEVDFVWQVSGEKDVVLVADATDTRGLNQLITQARECEEVISTKTRLILDERLG
- the carA gene encoding glutamine-hydrolyzing carbamoyl-phosphate synthase small subunit produces the protein MSDAYVALPGGRVLTARARAPGRARGELVFTTAYTGYEESLTDPSYEEQVLTFAYPLIGNYGVRAERFESERVHPRAVVALELTESVSEWLESEGVPAVDHLDTRDLVTEIRDTGAMKCGIAAGPDASEEAARAELAECKHMSEHTEIGAQVSVTEPKTVEGGGRYDVALIDCGAKGSIVSSLTDRGADVHVLPYDTAPEEIASLDPDVVFVSNGPGDPETFTDAQRVVEASVGERPIAGICLGQQVVANALGGETEKMTFGHRGVNQPVRDLATGRVVMTTQNHGYTVSEPGDLDVTQVNVNDDTPEGLASEELGVITRQYHPEANPGPHDTLDFFDDVLALAEPERRVTAD
- the ftsZ gene encoding cell division protein FtsZ, giving the protein MQFAPMPDGDERLRDRLAESEASVAVVGCGGAGSNSVDEIERETGLHRVACNTDAQHLLSVDADEKVLLGPRSTRGRGAGANEWVGEDAASESREAIRDAVEGSDLVFVTAGMGGGTGTGSAPVVARIARDLGAVTVAVVSTPFAAEGRVRAETAERGLERLRAAADTTIVVPNDRILGLRGELSVREAFSVSDRVLSGAVTGVARLLSTSGTMNVDFADLRTTLSGSEVAMFGLGEGGGGDAAREAVVDALRSPVLDADVSDASNALLTLTLGPGMSLREADDAVEELRARIRADAHVIWGLSIDDDATGASASVVLTGVDSPQILGPSVPAERGRTDGGTDRSEW